TGAGCCATGCTAGATATTACATTTTCATGTGCAGGAATTGTCATGCTTTTGTTCTCGCTCATGTTCCATAACTCTAAGCACTGCAAAACcataaggaagaaaaaaatgtatattagtAAATTAGCTCTTGATTAACACATTATCACTAAAAGACCAATGTAGTAAAACTTCTCAAGGTAagcctttctttttccttctgaTGGTTTGAGACTTTATGAAAATCCTATTTTCAGGATTTAGCTGCCTCGGAAATGTTATAGCTGGTTCATGGAAGACATATGACTcaatttattatactttttttctatCCAAGTTAAATGGAAGTGAAAGAAACGAAACCAGAAGATTGAGTGTTATTGATCTGATGGAAAGTTTGAAGCAATGAAGACCACGTAATCATAATGGATGTGTTGAATTTCTGGGTTTTGATGGAGCCTAATGGTATTTTTTCATCCAAGCCAACCCAAGTTTAGTGGAATGTTTTTCCATTGTCTGATGCATGCAAGTCCAGAAGATTGATTTTTGAAACCATGTGTTTATTACAAGTTACAAAAGGCAATGTACAAAAGCTTACCGAAAATCCTCCAATCACCAACAAAGTTGAATAACTTGGATGAAAAACACAGGAATGAAATCCGCTTCCGGTAGAGCTGATCTCTTGAATGCATTCTCCTGAGTTCAAACTCCAAATCTTTACCATATTAAGACTCACAGATGCCAAGGCTTCACCATTTCCATCCCAGCAAATATAGCTCACTGGATCAGGATGACCCTACAAACacaaaatgatttaatttaaacaacaaaaatccATCAAAGATGCAAACTTCCAAATAAGATAGTAATGTTCCATAACAAATCTTCAGTTCCTCAAACAAATTATTGCGTCTCATTTGCTTTCTGATTTGCCAAGTTAATTTTTCCATCTATACTGcaaattagataattataacagaCGTCTTCCTCTAACAAATTATTGCCTCTCTGATTTGCcaagttatattttttcatcTATACTGCAAATTAGATTATTATAACGGACATcgataaaaatagaaagaggAGAACAGAGAAAATAGAACAAACTCCATCAAATATTTAGATATTAGCTGATAAGAAACTTATATAAGACAAACAACCCTCAATTTATGAAGGATGGGTTTAAAATTCATCTCTGTGATTATACAATTTGAATGGCCTTTGTTGAAATCAGATTACATTACACTACTACATTATAGATAACCAAGCAAATGTGCATATGGACTATACCTGCAGGGAGTAGATTTTTGTGTCAGATTCAACATCAAAAATTGACACTCCTTTATCAGAACCTGCTGCTAGTAAATGCCCCAGTCTAGGCTGAAACCTCACTTGTGTATTACCTCCCTAAAACAATCAATTGTGAGAAAAATATCACACGCATCACAAAATATTCAGAGGAAATGATAAATGCATTTACTCAACAAACCTTAGTTGCTCGCATGCTGTTGGGAGAATTAATATTCCAATACCGAATTTCATTTTCTCCATCGCAGAAGCAGAAAAGTTCAGTCTTCTTAGGATGGAAATCAAGAGACACTATAGGTGAAGAGTGCCCACTATATTCTTGTACACAGCGGTTAGGCTGTGcgttgaaagaaagaaagaaaaaaagttaattgcAGCTAATAGAATATAATTACAAACGCAGGGAACAAGGCCTGAAGCAGCTAGAATCTAGTTACAAGTTTTAAACATCATATGTATGAGCTACACATAATTTATAGTAAAACAGGAAAAAGACCATTACATTTGTTGTGTCCCATAACCGCACACATTTATCCATTGAGGCAGTTGCCACCTGAAGTGAATTTGGTCTATAACGGACATCTGTAATAACTGCTTTGTGTTCTGCAGGACTGTTCTCTGTCTTAAAAGTGTCCATGTTCCAGAAGACAACCTAATGAATACATCCCCACGAAAAAGCAACATATACAACTTTtagtatttgaatttatatattgaatGAAAATTTGCTCAAACCAGTTGTTTTGAAAATTAGCCAAATACGAGAGACCAATTTCTCACAAAACAATCATTTATGTGCACAAAAAATCAATCAGCATAATCCTATTATCTATACAATAGAAAAAGATAATtcacaaggaaaaaaaaaattaccaacgTTCCTTTAATGATGCAcactatctttattattcaagGGAATTACCTTCATGTCATCTCCAGCACTGGCAAGCCACTTTCCATCTGAAGAAAAGTGACAGCACGTAACTTTGCTGTTCCTCGATCTTATGCTACTAACTTCTGCAAAGGTGAAACCTGAAATGAAAAAGGAGGTTAATGATAATTTTCAGTAATACTTAGATAGGGAAGAGAGTCATATATAAAGATTACCTTTTGAAGACTCTTTCTGTTGCTCAGCTGGGCTTTGTTTCACTGCTCCATAGAGATTTCCACCATCTCCACCATCATTTGATAGAAAGGATTCTACATTATCATCTAAGGCATCAACATCTCCAAATCGTTCCATGTCCTCCTGGTTTATGAAATAATAGTGCCCAGAGCTCAAAAAAGCTTATTAACTCAGTATATCTCAAAACATGGACACTCAAATATTCTCATCAAGATTAATGGTTATTGTGACATTATATAACCAGTGTTCTAGTTAGTTTCGGTTCTGTACAACTGATAAGAACAATATAACAGCTGATGAGAGCTATCAAtataatagaatttgattggAAGCTATGATCCAgttaattctaaaataatttgatgTATCTTAGTCTAGTAATAGAATCTACTTCTTAAACCCGCCTGATTGACTAATATCAAAACATCATGTGGACTATTACTTGTTTGCGGCAATCTGAATAGTTAGCTAAATAGAACGTTTCAACTAATCACAACTGAAATAAACATATGTAATGTAGAACAATGAACTGTAAGTACAAAGTAAAAACATATGCCATACAGGTCAACAATCAAGATAAGCACATCAAATGTGCAAAGAATACATAATTTATATGATgacaaacacaaaaataaactaatattattgACAAAACTTACCAGTAAATTGGAGGATGATGCAAGGCCTCCTGTTGCCTCTGTACCATACATCATCATGCTCTTTTGCACATTGTTAACATGCTGCATGTTGTTTGCTGTATTTAATCCATCACCAGGTGTATGAGTTGATGGTGGTGAATTAGGTGAAGGAACAGCAGTGTTACCAGTGCCAGTGCTATTGGCAGCTCCAGAATgctgttttctttttctgttattCTGATGTCAAAGCAGAAACACCAAGTTAATTAGCTTTAAAATTGAGATAAATTTTGGTGGGGACACTTGGTACGAAGTACATCAGGTCACCATCCACCAAGAAAAAAGTGAGACATTAAGCACAACCTGCTGCAGTTGATGCTGCTGTAATTGCTCCTGTTGTTGAGATAATGAATGTTGTGACTGGGCCATCTTCATCTGCTACACCCATTAAAGATAAAACCAAAAGGGAATATTAAAATTGATCTCGAAGTGTGTACTTTGTTGCAATTTGTATTAACACAAGGcaaatacaatataaaacatTGATTATGTTGGAAATAATTATAGTGCAGTCATTAGGAATGATGTATAATTCTAAAGATTGGAATcatataagatattttaattctttatattttacgAATAAGATGTACTAATtcctctatttttttatatatagacgAACCAACTAATGGGACAAGGCTATGTTTTTGTATGTATAGAACTATGAACTACCAAGTGTGCTAGAAGCTCTCACTCAAGCAATTCTGAGAACTTTAGTCTATTCTTAAAAGTTTTCCACATGTGATACCCGTTGAATTGAAAGATATTTTACATGTTAACTGAATAttgatgtttttaaattttaattgacatttcaaaaaatttaaaaagctAGTCCAACCTTAGGTGAATCAGACTGCATTTGGGAGCAAATAGATCCATCGTTCCTGGTAGATTGACCATCCTTTGCACTCAAGCTACCTCGAGGAAGACCAGAAAGCCTACGAGGATCCATGTCACCATAACTAGAATTTCCAAGGTTATTCTGAGTCAAGACCTGTTGCTGTTGTGATGACATGACAAATTGGTTCTGGGTTGTCAAATTGGGCTTCGGAACTTGTACACCCAAATTAGGCCTTAGTTGATCAATTCCCTGTAAAAGAAAGAATTGGTCAATAATTCCACTCTCAAGGAGTTCAATAGCCTAAAGAGAAACAACATTTATGAAGATACCATTCAACTTACAGATGCTAGAGGCCAACCCTTCAATGGAAGACCTGTAACACCTTGATTTAATCCTGAAggataattaataaacaaaatcataagTGTCAATAGAAAGATTCCACCATGTCTACTATTCTGCAATATATATGGAAGACAAATTTAGGTATTAATGTCATAACAAGGCCATCATGAGCGAATCCATTTGCAAggaattaatattataactacACATAAAACCCACACTACAAATGCGTGACCGAATCCACTGCAAGGTTGCAAAGCTTGCATTTCCAATGAGGAACTTCCTTCATCACTTAAGATATATTGGAAACCAAAATTTTGAACTTGACAAACGATTATTAAGAAAGACAACAGGAAACAAAactatctttcatttttcaccaCTGAAAACATGTCACGCGCACCAGCAATGTGGCCTTCTAAACCACAGCAATCcacagaaagaaaaaagattaatGATGAAGACAGAAAAAGAACTAGACACAGATATTTTGACTAATTCACCTATAAAATAAGAATTGGACTATTTATGAAGAcagaaagttaaaattattcatatatagTCATTAAGGTAGAAATTTGATGTAACAACATGAAGGTGGCACAGTGGTAATACCTGCACTCCCTAGCCCTGATTTTGATTGTAAAATTGCTTGTCGATAAACTGATGTATCCATAGGCAAACTCTTTGGAGGGGCCCCTAAATTAACTTCTGTTTTTATGTCCTGTAAACATAATTTGTCAAGTTGCTTGTCACATGTAGAAGAGAAAATAGTAGAAAAAGCTCAAGAAATCGCCAACATAGAATATGGTTGAAGTAGTTACAGTGGTCAAAGGAGTTCGCCCAGGAATTTGGTGCAATGCAGTTGACATATTCCCTGAATTTCCATGAACCAATTGGCTGAGGCAGCAAAAAGAATCCAAAATATGAACAGCCCAATCAAAGTTGTTAAGATCCAGTTAAGAATAACTCTCTAACCTACAGTAACTAAAAACTAAAGCAAATTTATTTACCCTTGATGACTAGCTGCTGATTTGAGTAAGGCCATCCTATTAGCATCAATAAGAGTTGGAGATGCCTCTGAATCCATTGGTTGGGGGTGTTTCATTCGATCTTCATACATTTTCATTGCCAACACACTTGCTGGTTGCTGTCCCAACATTCCTTCAGAGTTCATAGCATTTATGGAACTACCAAGAGCAGGATGATTAGGATCTCTTCGCTGTAATTGTGCATTGCGTTGCTGCATTAGCTGCATCTGCTGTATTTGAAGTTGTTGGTGTTCTCTAACTTTTGTTTGCTGTGTCTACCAACATGCAAATATATATTCAGTTTGCTGCAATAATAACAAAGGAACAGAAAAACATAGATTCAACATGATAAGATTACCTCAATGTAAGCTGCAGCAGCCTCAGAATGTTTCTCATTTGTCCTTGAGATGAATATGTCCCAAAAGACAGACCACCACTCATAAAGGAATCCTCCAGGTGCATCAATAGCTGTCAAGGACCAAACAATACAGCTCAAACATAAATTCCATTGCTCAACCACCTCAAACATATATACTATCATAAACTAGTAATAATGTCCCCCAATGTTTGAACAACAAGGTTTAAACAAAAGCCGAGATTTTGTAaggaaagagaaaggaaaaagcaCAAGTTCAGAGGATAAGTTGATTTACCAGAGAAACCAATTCTCTACTGCCCTCGACTAGGAGTGATAcagggaagaaaaaaatgagaaagaaagaaatgtgGAGGATGCAAATAAAGGGGAATACAGTAGAAAAAGCCTTTGTTTGAACtgagaaataaaaacaaaaagtgaaaaaatttcttcctaaccttttagatgagagaaaagaaattaagaaatgatacaaaaactaattaaatgaatttaattaaaatacactATCAAATCAATGTATAATTTTTGTACAATATCCACTCATCCTAGATtgtaatattattgaaaatcatTGAATATTATGATAATTACCATTTTGTTCTTTACCAATCCTCCTCGGGACATTCTCCCTCCAAGTACAGAACACAGTTCATCAATGTTATCaaattgatatttgaattaAGAATCACCAAGCTATCTTTTGAATCGcaaattgtaattttgtatCAAATCGTAAACATATGAATCATGGAATCGTTTGAATATAATCAGTGATAAGAAATAACAAAGATTAATTCATTTATAGTAAGATACAATGTCATTTAAGATTTATCTTGTGATACATATAAGTATATAT
This sequence is a window from Vigna angularis cultivar LongXiaoDou No.4 chromosome 2, ASM1680809v1, whole genome shotgun sequence. Protein-coding genes within it:
- the LOC108318704 gene encoding transcriptional corepressor LEUNIG_HOMOLOG isoform X1 → MKPTMAQNQSNWEADKMLDVYIYDYLMKRKLHATAKAFVAEGKVATDPVAIDAPGGFLYEWWSVFWDIFISRTNEKHSEAAAAYIETQQTKVREHQQLQIQQMQLMQQRNAQLQRRDPNHPALGSSINAMNSEGMLGQQPASVLAMKMYEDRMKHPQPMDSEASPTLIDANRMALLKSAASHQGQLVHGNSGNMSTALHQIPGRTPLTTDIKTEVNLGAPPKSLPMDTSVYRQAILQSKSGLGSAGLNQGVTGLPLKGWPLASGIDQLRPNLGVQVPKPNLTTQNQFVMSSQQQQVLTQNNLGNSSYGDMDPRRLSGLPRGSLSAKDGQSTRNDGSICSQMQSDSPKQMKMAQSQHSLSQQQEQLQQHQLQQNNRKRKQHSGAANSTGTGNTAVPSPNSPPSTHTPGDGLNTANNMQHVNNVQKSMMMYGTEATGGLASSSNLLEDMERFGDVDALDDNVESFLSNDGGDGGNLYGAVKQSPAEQQKESSKGFTFAEVSSIRSRNSKVTCCHFSSDGKWLASAGDDMKVVFWNMDTFKTENSPAEHKAVITDVRYRPNSLQVATASMDKCVRLWDTTNPNRCVQEYSGHSSPIVSLDFHPKKTELFCFCDGENEIRYWNINSPNSMRATKGGNTQVRFQPRLGHLLAAGSDKGVSIFDVESDTKIYSLQGHPDPVSYICWDGNGEALASVSLNMVKIWSLNSGECIQEISSTGSGFHSCVFHPSYSTLLVIGGFSCLELWNMSENKSMTIPAHENVISSMAQSSVTGMVASASFDNYVKVWK
- the LOC108318704 gene encoding transcriptional corepressor LEUNIG_HOMOLOG isoform X2; the encoded protein is MKPTMAQNQSNWEADKMLDVYIYDYLMKRKLHATAKAFVAEGKVATDPVAIDAPGGFLYEWWSVFWDIFISRTNEKHSEAAAAYIETQQTKVREHQQLQIQQMQLMQQRNAQLQRRDPNHPALGSSINAMNSEGMLGQQPASVLAMKMYEDRMKHPQPMDSEASPTLIDANRMALLKSAASHQGQLVHGNSGNMSTALHQIPGRTPLTTDIKTEVNLGAPPKSLPMDTSVYRQAILQSKSGLGSAGLNQGVTGLPLKGWPLASGIDQLRPNLGVQVPKPNLTTQNQFVMSSQQQQVLTQNNLGNSSYGDMDPRRLSGLPRGSLSAKDGQSTRNDGSICSQMQSDSPKMKMAQSQHSLSQQQEQLQQHQLQQNNRKRKQHSGAANSTGTGNTAVPSPNSPPSTHTPGDGLNTANNMQHVNNVQKSMMMYGTEATGGLASSSNLLEDMERFGDVDALDDNVESFLSNDGGDGGNLYGAVKQSPAEQQKESSKGFTFAEVSSIRSRNSKVTCCHFSSDGKWLASAGDDMKVVFWNMDTFKTENSPAEHKAVITDVRYRPNSLQVATASMDKCVRLWDTTNPNRCVQEYSGHSSPIVSLDFHPKKTELFCFCDGENEIRYWNINSPNSMRATKGGNTQVRFQPRLGHLLAAGSDKGVSIFDVESDTKIYSLQGHPDPVSYICWDGNGEALASVSLNMVKIWSLNSGECIQEISSTGSGFHSCVFHPSYSTLLVIGGFSCLELWNMSENKSMTIPAHENVISSMAQSSVTGMVASASFDNYVKVWK